In Argiope bruennichi chromosome 4, qqArgBrue1.1, whole genome shotgun sequence, the sequence TCAACCTAAAAAATCAAGCTTTTCCAACAGTCGTCGAGAATCTAACGAGAAGAAGTTTCAAACAAGAGTATCATCAGCAACGGATCTTTTGGCCTCTAATATCAATAAGAAGAAGCTTTGCATTTTTTGTACTGAGGAACAAAATTCATGGAACTGTGAAAAAGCTTCTAAACTGACTTTGCATGAAAAACAAAGTGCTGTAGAGAAGgcccgttgttgtttcttgtGTTTGAGAGAGGGACATGGAGTGAAGACGTGCCGTTCCAAATTCAACTGTCAATTATGTGGGAAgaagcatcatttatttttatgtagagCATTGTCACCAGAACCCAATTCTTCCTCTGTCCCTACAGATATTAAAGTTCGAGAATCAATGATACAACACGACGAAGCTCTGGCCAACTTGTCTAAATGTTCCAATGTTTTCCTACAAACTTTAACATTCTTGTGAGAGGAGAAACCACTAAACGTAAAGCTCGAGCCATCATTGATTCTGGATCTCAGCGGTCGTATATTCTGAAAGCAAcagctgaagaaatgaattaCAAGGCCAAAAGGAGAGAGTATTTACAACACTCACTGTTCGGTGGTTCCAATACCTCAACCTGCCAACATGAtgtatatatgatatatttgtcAAGCGTTTCCGAGGAGTATAGCTGCCATTTTGAAGTGCTCGGACAGGAAGTGATTTGTGACTCAATATTGTCTAGAAAACGAGGGTCACATTTTAAAGAACTTAGAGATTACAACATTCATTTGGCAGAAGATTTGGATGGTCTGATTGAAATTCTTATAGGAGCTGATGTTGCAGGAAAACTGATTACCGGAAACCATCTCCAACTGAAAAATGGAATCACTGCAATTGAAACAAAGCTAGGTTGGACGGTTATAGGACGTGCCAATAGTGAGAATACAAGCTTATTAATCACTTCAATGCTCACGACAAGTGCTTGCATAACAGATTTGTGGACTCTTGACTCTCTTGGTATCACAGACCCACCTGAAAAGAAGACGGCGGTTGAATTACAAGAAGCAGCGAGGCAGCATTTCTTAGACACAGTTAAAATAGAGAACAATAGGTATATTGTGAGTTTACCTTGGATTGAAGATCAGCTTCCACTTCCAGACAATTTTGAACTTTCTGAGAAAAGATTACACAAAGTTGTAAAGAGACTTAAAACCGAAGGACTATTCGAAGCCTATGGAGCAGTGTTTAAAGAGTGGTTGGAAGAAGATATCATAGAAGAAGTGACTAAAGACGAGGTTAATCTCCCTGCACATTATTTACCACACCGTCCTGTTTTGAAGTAGAATAGTACCACCAAAATCAGACCTGTATTCGATGCTTCCGCCAGACAGAAAGGTGCCCCTTGCCTCAATGACTGTTTAGAAACTGgagttaatttgatttaattgatacCAAATATCTTATATCGTTTTCGGTTGGAAAAAATTGGAGTTATTTCTGATATTCGCAAGGCCTTTTTGCAAGTTTGTCTGTCACCTTCAGATAAAGATTTTTTGCGTTTTCTGTGGATTGGAAAAGATGGTAAATTGAAGTACTTTAAACATTGTCGTGTAGTTTTTGGTGTGTCATGCAGTCCCTTTTTGCTTGGAATTGTTATTATGCACCACTTGCAAGAGGTTTTAAACCATCAAGATAAGAAATATCCAGAGAGGATGGTAAAATTATTAATGCAGAGTTTTTATGTGGATAATTGTGTGACAAGTGTGCCAAACGAGAAAGAACTTGAACTCTTCATTGAGGTTGCGACCAATGTCATGGCTGAGAGAAATTTTCAACTAAGAGGCTGGGAAAGCACATGTTTAAAGGATAAAAGCGCTCCTGTCACGAATGTTTTAGGATTACAGTGGGACAAAGGTCTGGATACTTTGGGTATAAATATGAACAGCCTGAAGGAACTTTGTGTAGAGAATGTGACGAAGAAAACTATTCTTTCTGCAGCTCATCGTATCTTCGATCCTATTGGTGCAACTTGTCCTGTTGCATTGTTTCCAAAACTGCTGCTACAGAAAACTTGGGAGCGAAAATTGAATTGGGAGGAAGAAGTGGACTCCAATACTAGAGAAGAGTTTCTGAAGTGGATGAGAGACATATTTCATCTCGAAAAGGTGCAAATTCCTCGACATTTAAAAACT encodes:
- the LOC129966205 gene encoding uncharacterized protein LOC129966205; this translates as MLFPLVESSLPDETLKAWERFRTTHRRVSEEVTFSLTTEGKDTSSCRKMPSNDLDRLLDFLQDEVEGEERIVLASQSFDQPKKSSFSNSRRESNEKKFQTRVSSATDLLASNINKKKLCIFCTEEQNSWNCEKASKLTLHEKQSAVEKARCCFLCLREGHGVKTCRSKFNCQLCGKKHHLFLCRALSPEPNSSSVPTDIKVRESMIQHDEALANLSKCSNVFLQTLTFL